The Pecten maximus unplaced genomic scaffold, xPecMax1.1, whole genome shotgun sequence genome includes the window ttTAATATTATTCTGTTGTCCCAAATTTAAATCAATAAGTGTGTCTCATGAtagttattgttattttcaaaactgtatttatacagtaaTCTGGCTAGTTCGGTAAACTGTATGTTAAACATAGAAAGAACTCcttaaaattttacaaattgaaaatattggtggagaaaaaacacaaaacatcaaaattttactgtatcctcatcTGCTCCTTTTTCAAAGAagataaaaaagtaaatatatataacaaaatggcAATATTGACCTGATTACATCAGCTATAATTGATTGCTTTAAGTGTCATATCCAATTAAATAACAGTGCAGGGTTTTTTCGAGAAGAGATGTCTCCTGGGATCCAACTGGTAGCtcatttgttaaaataatatGTCTGACTTATCATGAATTTGATCTAGCCCATTTCTAGCCTCTTGCATTTGTTATCGGATACATGTGTTGggttttgatattgtttctaCATAAATATCTATCACTATTGTCCTTTTTGCAGGGGTGAAGGATTTAGACCTGCATTTAAGGAGTTAGGAGAGCTGACCTGCATACTTCCCCATGTAGCGCATCTGGCATTGACAGCAACATCAACTGATTTGAGAATTTCAACTCTATGTGGTATTCTGATGTACAAGGACCCTGCTGTGGTAAAGATGAACCCGGATCGACCGAATATTTACCTATGTGTTCAATCAAGGCTCCCGAATAACAGGAAATATGAGAAATATGACGAAATTCTGAAACCGGTGATAACAGAACTGAAGCAGAAGCTAGAGAAATTCCCTTTAACTATTATGTATGTGGAAAGCTTAGAGGCCCTTGGATATTTCTACAGATTCAGTTCGCACCACCTAGGGGAAAACCAGTATTCACCAGTTGGAAGTGCATCACCAGAGAATAGAATCATTGCACAATACCACAAGGATTATACGAAAGACATGAAACAGTTAATTGTGAGTGAACTTGGGAAAGATTGTCCTAAAATTAGACTGGTTTTTGCAACCGTTGCCTTAGGAATGGGGTTGAATGCTCCTTCAATTGAAAGAATAGTTCACTGCAGACCACCTACAACCCTTGAAAACTATTTCCAGGAGATAGGCAGAGCAGGCAGGAAGGGCCAGTCAGCTGAAGCAATACTTCATTTCAATAATAATGACCTGGCAAAATCTAGGAAAGGGTTGACCCAAGAAATGATCGATTTCTGTCGAAATAACACCACATGTCTGAGGCGACAGCTTGTAAAATACTTTGGGTATGATGATGTTTTGTGTAATGACAAGATCAACTGCTGCAGTAACTGTAGATGGAGTTAGACAGCATTAACACAGTGTTTTTTGGTTAATGTTCAATCAACGAAATGAATGATTTCATCTAGATTTGTTATGGAGGACACAATCTTTCGATATCTAATAGACATGTGCACTATCCTTTGATATTTAGTTGATGGTGAAAGCAGCCATTGGTAACTTATTGGCGGAGGACACTATCTTgggtacatacaatgtacctgatgTAGAAAAAGTACATATATGATAAAAAGGTTTTGTAAGAAgttattaaaagtaaaaaagtcCCACAAATATTGTTACATGAACTGGGCCTGGATAGGAGACAattagaaagtacagaaggtAAAGATATTGGTTCAGAGTACTAGTTGTGTACTTAGAATTGCATTGTTTCAAATTGTtatgattttttaatttgacatgTTGTGTAAATAGAAATGCCTTTTATTACTGAGCCAACTGTGCATGTGTaagaaatgatttttaaaagacCTAGGTTTTGGTGAGGTATGGTTGAACCTCTATTGTGTTCAGAATCAAAAACTATTCTCGTTGGAATGAAAATCGagaattttttatcaaattgtgaagaaaaaaattTGATCTTCGTCATAAATTTAACATACTTAATGCTTTTTGTATAAACATGTCCTTGAACAATTTTTTCCTCTCCGTTTTCATCTTTCAGTTAACGTTTATTCTagttaattaaatatatgtcTACATGTTGTATACCTATAGAATTGGGTGATTGTAATAAATGTAGCACCAGAGAGATGGAAGATGAATTCCAAATTCTTTGAGCAAGAcaagatatacagtgtatataaatactGTTAGAAAAATTCCTTTGTCAGCAGCTTCATGTATGCAATCGAATATATCCCACAGTGATGACACATATACTGAATGATGATAGACActatttgatgatgatgatgatggcaTTGTTGTTTTGTCACTTTGTGCGCTATTTATCTGTCCCTGTATTATTTGGAATATATATGTCTAAATCTGATGTTAAATGTCAAAGAAAACTAATGTTAAATGTCAAAGATACTGAATTACTATGTGCACTCagtaatttcatttattaagGTGATAAACTATATAAGAACtgcattattttgatatcaaatgcATACTCTTACTGTcggatatatatattcatactgtattgatatacaatgtctgttacaggagaaaaaaatctttacatTGTACTGCATATTATTTGTAGTTTTGTAATGATGGGGCCGAAAGTTTgaattaaatttgaaacataatAAATTATCAGTAAATGTTTGAATGTAACCGTGATCTGATCATGATTGCCTTTTTAATAGTCACCATGTTAGGGCTCATGTGaattttacagtatattaaacCAATATTTTCCCACATCAAATGTACATTTCATCTGGTAGCATCCATATAAGGAAATGGTTGGTCACTGAAAAACTTGAAAGGCCATAGGATTTAAATATCTGTAAATGAGTTGTCTGTTGAAGATAAAAAATACTTTCAAATCCTGAACATTTTTATACACCATTCACTCATGCATggttatatttatatgtaaaataaaagcAATTACAACCTCgaagattttaattttgtttattttgtaagcTTTCACTCCAGACACACAATAAGTGTGTAACAGGAGGTCAGTCATCAgtgacataattatataataatatgtaattaatacataatctacatacatatatgcatgcatgtatacacacacacacacacattacatgtattgATTACATACAAAAAGTATGCATATTTACACACGTCTGTTACTGGCTTTAGTGAATGTACatgttaaaacaatatacatgtaccaaagtAAGAGTCTACAACCATCAGTGGTTCATCAATCGTTGTAAGTAAATGAATGTGTACTTCTATCTTTCCTTTTCTCAAAGATAACAGCTTATTTTTTGTGTATTGACAATTGGTTTCCAATTTTCATagtatttttgaaaacaattcaGTGCATTTTGTAGACCAGTTTTTGTTAAAGTCCTCAACACAGTGTAGTCGGcatacaatataataaacaGTTTCCAATACACCAATGTGTTAACCATGCTATTTCAATCTAAAAggattaacaatatatatttgcaatacaaaaatgttttatgaaaaaCAGAAATGGAGACAAATTTCCACAGGGGTAAATACAGATTATAAACAACGAAAAATGGAAATTTATTGATGAGAGcaacaatattgatatatcatataataatccTCAAACGAGTCCAAGCCCACCAATAAGTAatatttatgtgtgtgtgtatatatatatatatgccccTTTCTTCATTTATTTGGTTATGGAATATTTGTTTACACCTTAAAATAGGTTGATGTCTGACATCAAATATTTCAGGTATTGTATACATATGAAAGAATATGTTcttttacatatgtacacatcaTTCCATAACtccatattgatatatatgtggGTGATGGAATTTAGATAGGGACAGATTATCCTCATTTCCCATTAGACAAAATGTGATAGTCACTTTTGCTTTGATGAAATAGAACTGAATGCTAATAAGTATAAAttgattcagaaaaaaaaacagcacAATATCTAATGATGAAGCACCTATAGCCTTTGGAATGGTTAACCAAGTCTTACAGAGCCATAACAAACAACTTAGGCCTCTCTGTCATCTTGATGGTGTTATTCTGACCTGGTATGATCTGAAGTATTCTACCGGGTTGTATTCACATGACAAAGTAATAACCCAATGAAAAGTTCATTATGCTCATTTCATCATAAATTTTCTCATTTTACTGTTCATTCATTCGTTGTCATCAGTATCTTCAGCTTCATCATCATCTACAGGTAAATCTCGCATTAAGCGTTCAACTGTACCATTCACAGCGTTCAAAAGTCTACCAGTCTCAAAAGAGAATGGAGTACGCAACACCTTCACAGATATATCTCTCTTCTGAGATATCCAAACCTTGTTTTTCTGTAGATATTTCACAATGGCTAGAACATCATCTTCATCACTTCTCACCTTATGGGTTGTTTTGATGTCTTTGAATTCAGTCATATGATCAAAGTTATCGTTGACTTGCTGAATCACAGGTGCTGCCTTGGTAAGGTTAACAATAGCACGTTCAGTTTTATTGGCTCCCAGTGATTTAATCAAAGACTTAAGAAACTTCACTTGGTTTTCCTTTTCTAGATCAGCTGCTTTGTTGCAACCAACACCACCAAAGGGATTAACAAATGATGCAGCTCGTACTTTTAATGCAAGTTGTGGTGATAATGTATGCTCAGTGTTCATGATATAGTCAATTAATTCAGTCATGTACTTTGAGAGCACTGAATGACTGAAAAAGAAGGGAATCATGTGTTTCAATATACAGTTGAGGCGGAAAATGTCTCCTTCATGTACAATATCTTTGAACTGTATGATGACAAAATACCACTGAAGGAAATTGCTCATGTAATCATTAAGCTGATCCTGAGGTGGGACAACTTTTTCAAAATGGACACACATTGGTGGATTTATGAGCTGGAGTGAGCAAGGTCGTTCCAGAGATGTCAGGGGAATCTTTATAACCATATCTTTCCCATTGATGCAAAGTGGAACAATTGCAGCTCCCTCTTGGATTTTTGCTCTAACAAAACAAGCTGTTCCTGCACCAACTGTGACTTTCAGGGACACTTTTTTATGAGCCCTTTCCTGTAAACAACAAATACAACCTAAGTATgacaatttaaaacttttctAGTCATATGTaggattttttttgtcataagatattatatatgcattgtgtaataaaaaaaaaagatgtgttttaaaaacatttgcaATTTGTTGTCAAAATCTGTTTCAATCAGGTTAGGAACTGGAAGGAAAAATAATTGTATCTTATATGAACTTGAGCAATTATAGTAAACTACTGGTTGGGCCGGTGATTTGACCATCACCCTTAAAGTTGTCACATCCCACCTTTGATCAAAACCACATTCAAATGTAACAGTGGATGAGATATGTGGTTTATTGTGAAAACTACCAGTCAACCATCCTATGTCAAgaaattttccaaaatttcttCTTACACAAACCTTTTCTGGAAAATCAATGAGAAGCTCGTCCAGAATCTCATCCAGTATGACATGGAACACTCGTGTcttctcagaaagcactgaattagGTAAGGTCTCCTGTAAGCTTGGGTGGCATGGTACATCATTGATATCCTGCATCTTAAAATGCTTCAAAATAAATGCCAAGAAGTAAGCCTTTCCACATGTTAATGCAAAATCCTCATGGGCCTGCAAAATACAAACAGACAAAAACACCTTTGAGAGTTACCATACTCTAAAACTGGAATAACAAGCTATTGAAATGGATAATACAATGTGAAGAAGATCCTACATGTAGTATGTAACAGGTGCATATCATTAACAGGAGTTCCAGAGAGAGCTACCGCAACCCCCTTAATTGGGTTAACATATATTTGAGTTATAAGCCAGGAAGAATTTTTCAatacagagtgattactatattTGTTCTTAAGATAATTAATTGACTTATCTCTACTACTTCAATAAATTACTGATACTGTAATGAAAAGTCATTGTGCAGACATCTTACCAAATCAATTCCTGAcaccaaaattcaaaatgaatcaaagtactgaaagtactgaagacacaaacgaaaacaaattattttaactgcttttgtttagtggggacatggtcaactttgtatggaacatcaccaatacctgattaggactaggacaaaatattggcaagaaaagaaattcatatctacttttgattgcaagtgcgtctaggcagctaattttcagaataggtactcgggtaatcttatttgacatcttcaatgggttaatgtatacgtagttgtagatgtaatatgaaggtcctagattacctgtaaaattaatgaggcctttcttttcaaacttttgaggatcccatgcctataagcgcttcacaaattatcattatcattagcatttgaaaaaatatttatacatttgatgtagcgccccatctagctaccagcttttagataagagagagctcaggttaaaaacatttgtgtgattgttttaggattttatcgtgtgtgcgagccctggtttgaatgatgttatgtcaaggttttgaatgatattttgtggcagattgttctatcccttcagtgccttctgtaaaatagcgataacaaacttcaattgtcaaaatacaatatggctgcctgtcggccatgttgttttccgattagtctcaaaatgcaatatccataactaggcaccgaggggaacctacatataaaatttgagaaagatcccttcagcactttctgagaaatagtgataacaaacttcaattgtccaaatccaagatggctgcctgtcggccatattgttttccgattggtctcaaaatacaatatgcataattaatgtaagcaccaagaggaacctacatatgaaatttgagaaagatcaattcagtgctttctgagaaatagcaataacaaacttcaattgtcaaaacctaagatggctgcctgtcggccatattgttttccgattggtctcaaaatgcattatgcataaccacccaccaagggaaacctacatatcaaattttagaaagatcccttcagcactttttgagaaattgcgataacaaacttcaattgtccaaatccaagatggctgcctgtcggccgtgttgttttccgattagtctcaaaacgcaatatgcataactaggcaccgaggggaacctacttatgaaatttgaaaaagatcccgtcaacactttctgagaaatagtgataacaaacttcaattgacaaaatcaaagatggctgcctatcggccttattgttttccgattggtctcaaaatgcaatatgcataactaatgttagcaccaagaggaacctacatatgaaatttgagaaagatcaattcagtgctttctgagaaatagcaataacaaacttcaattgtcaaaacctaagatggctgcctgtcggccatattgttttccgattggtctcaaaatgcaatatgcataactggaaaccaagagaaacctatgaaattttagaagatcccttcagtactttgagaaatagcgataacaagaattgtttacggatggagggacggacggaccactgacgcagggcgatttgaatagcccaccatctgatgatggtgggttaaaaacacctgggtctgataaacagactctggaagcgtagaatgcggatgtagacagggcagggtataccatcacgacgggcacattaagctaagcactatattcaaaacttagaattacatgctcatatcagctcagacttgagacagtttcttaagagtgaacatgattttcatatagcactctacgttatatgtttacactccatactgtgtagctacaaatcatctatacaacaaaaacacattcattcacatgtacagttcaaatcaatttgaagtggaattttgtttttcacttatgtacattgcatcaaatattctccgcaatagtatatgtaccatatacataactgtaactgcatgatacatatatatatgtatggtatatatatcatgttaattaatgttagtgagatgtgaatgtagctatatgtattgatatcatcgatttcaaaatcagaggtttttttttaatctgcagcatctgtcagatgaaaatgtagttcgaatgcccaaactggatgaactgtacatgtagtagcattcttcaaagtccattatgaatgcttttcatacaaatgtatttctttcaattgttcatgtgtttaaattattagaacactgaagtaatttttattttcataaaaatggaagtactgcttatctttaaaactaaattggatattgataagataaatttgccaaaatgttaaaaatcaaaccttattaagtagaatctaaacagttgtaaatggctaagcccactattcttaacaacaaaattacttattttgattctctgtcaaatataatcaggttacttgaagactttgtcagaaaagttaacacatatatacattattaatagttgctttaattaaattaatctgaatttgaacattaaaccgacttaacaatttaaatgaaaaaaatgtgttttcaccatttaccataattgacaagaagaaaataattatttaactcaacctatgatatagtatgtaacagtcatcaagacaatactattatctttagtcatgccaagttatttcacaataggatatatgcacaacacaaaaaagttttacaaatttttgttgtttagaagaataatgaacttagtaatttttgctgttcttctcaaataatatgtactagtgttgtaaagaaaaaaagattaaataataataataaatctaagtgataataaattatttgcattgatttatcaatactttactgtgcattagtttaaaggttaatttaattcagaagctgaaatgatttaagacagaaaaaaccgcagatgtaggaatataacatttccactgcctttaaatatctctggttaaatttagcaatcagtacatttccatgaaaaatggtgttttctaaagagttactgccctttaaccgtccctgaagcgttcaaaactccaccaaacataataaaggtctatgtagatgtacatcgtagacccctttcttttttataatatgcttcgactgttatgtaatatttcaaatgataatgatagatcattttctatttttttttaaaccatcacgaatattagaaaaaaagaatcagtcgctataattagagatgaaattttcagtgacgtctacatctgcatgcagacagccacgttaatgcggtacgcgttctgtaaacgaaaaacttcatgtgcattacgtaggatataatcaatagatccgaagtcaatattaatattcacaagtccatttgacatttcgaaaccctattcagtgagaatttatttaactttttatttgcaaacatgcgtatggtactcgactgccgttgttgtgatattgtcatgatgaatagacaactttttttctttcgtaaaaaaacatctatataatctaaccatctgcagactacatcaatcacatgcaagttaatatttcagtgagaaaatgacattcaaagttgggtttgatcacctactctttcttttattattgtttacattactgaaagatggcggacaaaatcggatgctggatgagtgatttttcaatgtacaaaataacaacgatattccgacgaaactttatcaatattataacccattcagtaacatgccaccaaagaaaaaaacacatagatgtcgatgatgaaaattcagcgtgatgttagtagatttttcttccgggtcacaggtaagcagcaatatggcgccagcgaaaagtcgattgtatcattccgcgtgaaatctaatgcgttcaacgcggaaaaatattcttacgtatcatcgacagaacatacttaaattaaatactttgaaaactatctatttgtgaggttctgttgttttgtcatatatctaacgaaactgcagtgttgcatttgactccgtaagtcacgggactattttttttttgcgatagaatatgattgtgaagtggcagtggaagttgtgtcagagcgaacgaaaatgccaaaaaaaaaacattgtcctgtcagcttttaaaatacaacaaaacaaaaggtgattttttttaatagctgaacttcactgtatgtcattttttatcgtgaagttaaacaaatattactgcataacattacggagttactgtaaagcaacgtttagattggccaacagcagtatccgccagagccctcaaaagcgctgacatagactcaaacttacgtttgtgtctacgtttgtgtcaacaaaacaaaaggtaatttttttatagctgaactttactatatgtcattttttatcgtgaatatttaagatatttacaaatatttactgcatagcattacggagttactgtaaagcaacggttagattggccaaggcagtatccgccagagggcatcgtagattttgtcagctacacctcaaaagcgctgacatagactcaaacttacgtttgtgtcaaaaattTATCGAGTTAATGTTAAgaaatttagatattatttACCTTAAATCTGGATTTCACATTTCCATTGACATTGATCCTTTTGATATGGTGCTTAATGTGGGCCATTGTACCAATCTCTCTGCCTTTCTTGCTGAAGTACAGTCTCTTATACATCTTCTGGAATATTAAGAATGAAATAGCTACCTTATTTTTTATCTAATGTTCACAAATATTGTCAATTTACTCCTTTGAAGTTTGCTAACTTGTATGAAAACTAAAAACATGTAATGACAGGAATGGACAttgaaaacaacaaagataCCCAAGTCATACATCCTATTTACCTCGAGGAAATCCTGAATTGTATGGAACATCTCAATGATGACTGGATATAGTACATCGAATCTCTCATTCCGAGTATGAGCACCATCTCTGAGTGCCTTAGCCCCTTCTAGGCGTACTCTTGTTAACTGATCCCCTCCAAAAGGTACATACATGTCATCCAGATCACCAGCTGTTGTgccaaaacaacattttttacatttaatatacatgtatatatattattactcacaataatcattacatgt containing:
- the LOC117320215 gene encoding mediator of RNA polymerase II transcription subunit 34-like, translating into MAAFTHCLDFAKEQLGIAFELKEKQIETLKCAYELRDCIAVLPTGYGKSLIFQLLPFFMQKKHGMESPMITLVVTPLNSIMEDQVMSLQRVGIQACFLDYDGKKGTRYTFDTHDSGDEEAEGEDQDQDDTVVAKDVDINDVMKGKYQLVYAHPETLTKSKRVASMLRSKTYQDRTGAIVIDEVHMVTEWGEGFRPAFKELGELTCILPHVAHLALTATSTDLRISTLCGILMYKDPAVVKMNPDRPNIYLCVQSRLPNNRKYEKYDEILKPVITELKQKLEKFPLTIMYVESLEALGYFYRFSSHHLGENQYSPVGSASPENRIIAQYHKDYTKDMKQLIVSELGKDCPKIRLVFATVALGMGLNAPSIERIVHCRPPTTLENYFQEIGRAGRKGQSAEAILHFNNNDLAKSRKGLTQEMIDFCRNNTTCLRRQLVKYFGYDDVLCNDKINCCSNCRWS
- the LOC117320216 gene encoding uncharacterized protein LOC117320216 isoform X2; translation: MSQILKHFECCHGGKGESIFKESYYCYNIWNGNAQQLLTKLNDIHLTLTESSKRDIITGFGEEAEDRIIKDVCEAGDLDDMYVPFGGDQLTRVRLEGAKALRDGAHTRNERFDVLYPVIIEMFHTIQDFLEKMYKRLYFSKKGREIGTMAHIKHHIKRINVNGNVKSRFKAHEDFALTCGKAYFLAFILKHFKMQDINDVPCHPSLQETLPNSVLSEKTRVFHVILDEILDELLIDFPEKERAHKKVSLKVTVGAGTACFVRAKIQEGAAIVPLCINGKDMVIKIPLTSLERPCSLQLINPPMCVHFEKVVPPQDQLNDYMSNFLQWYFVIIQFKDIVHEGDIFRLNCILKHMIPFFFSHSVLSKYMTELIDYIMNTEHTLSPQLALKVRAASFVNPFGGVGCNKAADLEKENQVKFLKSLIKSLGANKTERAIVNLTKAAPVIQQVNDNFDHMTEFKDIKTTHKVRSDEDDVLAIVKYLQKNKVWISQKRDISVKVLRTPFSFETGRLLNAVNGTVERLMRDLPVDDDEAEDTDDNE
- the LOC117320216 gene encoding uncharacterized protein LOC117320216 isoform X1; protein product: MSQILKHFECCHGGKGESIFKESYYCYNIWNGNAQQLLTKLNDIHLTLTESSKRDIITGFGEEAEDRIIKDVCEGKDGKFNGDNLDIRVTTNDMRMDSQNKDYHFFATDFTLDRVSTKDYSQKKPIVEKIPPEAFLPSEEDKTQYRNSLKIILGRILSSLKGFSWIKSVLPDHIPHQFQADMAKVSKIHILPVSLHNEASYSDCVHIMADATQQLNHWYTRAGRAGDLDDMYVPFGGDQLTRVRLEGAKALRDGAHTRNERFDVLYPVIIEMFHTIQDFLEKMYKRLYFSKKGREIGTMAHIKHHIKRINVNGNVKSRFKAHEDFALTCGKAYFLAFILKHFKMQDINDVPCHPSLQETLPNSVLSEKTRVFHVILDEILDELLIDFPEKERAHKKVSLKVTVGAGTACFVRAKIQEGAAIVPLCINGKDMVIKIPLTSLERPCSLQLINPPMCVHFEKVVPPQDQLNDYMSNFLQWYFVIIQFKDIVHEGDIFRLNCILKHMIPFFFSHSVLSKYMTELIDYIMNTEHTLSPQLALKVRAASFVNPFGGVGCNKAADLEKENQVKFLKSLIKSLGANKTERAIVNLTKAAPVIQQVNDNFDHMTEFKDIKTTHKVRSDEDDVLAIVKYLQKNKVWISQKRDISVKVLRTPFSFETGRLLNAVNGTVERLMRDLPVDDDEAEDTDDNE